One Perognathus longimembris pacificus isolate PPM17 chromosome 13, ASM2315922v1, whole genome shotgun sequence genomic window, gatgcaaacccatttgtccaacctttctttgtgtttctaggtctttattaagaaagtttcaacctgtgccaaggagctctagtttttctcctattccttcttgaagtgttttcagggtatctgattttactttgaggtccttcatctatttggaattgattctggttcagggtgatatatgagtcaaagctttagtttgttacagcagTTGAGCCAATTTTGCTATCACCATTTGtcgaagaggctttcttccatcctaaaattcaggctcccttatcaaagattaggtggccataggtctgcaggttcatttctgtgtcttcaattctattccattggtcctcagaccaatatgtatgtatatgtatgtacccataccaagctgtttttgttactattgctttgttgctttatttttaaaaaccatattgtatctatatttttgtctttaatatgtttctaggcttgtctcctggatcagtgcccatggctcacacctgtgattttaggtattcaggaggctgagacctagaagataatggtttgaagctaggctagacagaaaagtccttgaggctctctctGAAGTTGCCAAAAATAAATGAGGGCCATAAGAAGgctttaagtggtaaagtgccacatgagcaagcaagtcaagtcagcaccagaccctgagattaaacctagtactgccaaaataaaaataataaaataaaatcagataggTTAAAAggtcatttcttatttctttcttactATTCTAGCTATGATAGTAAAAGTTACCTATTATGTAACTAAATCCATTTGCTGATTGGTTACAAGACAGAATTCATCTTTCTATTAAAGATATTCAACCTGAAATATGAAGAACTCTACTTAAATGTTTCTATgtgttaacaaaataaaatgacatgacATTCCTACATCAGATCTGCTTTCCTTTTGACTGGCCATGTAACACAAATTACTTTCTTCTTTGATTTAGAACAGCATAACTGGATCTATcagtttaaaggaaaaaaacagttaCCATGTGGAGTGAAAATACCTgagctcaaaaagccaaataatCATATCTTTACACTCTTTGTAGAATATAACTAAAGTTGTAATACTAATGATTACAGTAATGGTAATAGAAAATGAATATAGAGTAGGAaattacatgtatacatataaacatgGTGAAAGCCACCAAATGCTATTTGAGAGAAAAATCAAGGGTGAGGGATGAAcatgaatgtgtttgtgtgtgtgtgtgtgtgtgtgtgtgtgtgtgtgcgcgcgcgcgggggGGGGTCATTTTGTTACTAGTGCATTGTTTACATTTGTGGAGTTGTCACAGTGAAGCCTCCTCAAATTACAAATGTTTtgtaattaaaaacttaaaatgtaaaaagaagtatATCTGCACAACAGTCTTGACACTGAACTTACTCAATTATCTGATGCTCCGGGTTGAAGGCCTATTCAAGATAAACTAttgaataataaaatacaatagcaAGTATACTTCTATACAAATATATGCAAAGACATATAACTGCAATTATATTGAAATCAAAGTAGTATGGCTATATTTTTTGGATCATTTTTCATGATTTCCAAATCACAAGCTCCATATAAAGGCAAAATTGATTTCTGTTTATGGTATGAAGATCAATGTATTACAGACATAGAGGAAATTGCAGTCTCTAAAGGGAAGAAATCTtcctataattattttatttgtacctCATCACAACAAACATAGAATTCTCCAGAGTTTGTATCCCCATGCTCATTTAGTTTCAGACAAAACAAACACCATGATTACAGAATTAAATATATCAAAATCTGAATCTTCCTGTGCCATGTATACCCATTAGAAAAATGCTGACACAACTCTCAGATATTGGTTCCCTTACTGAAAGGTATTTTTCTAGAGTCATTCAAGGCTTTTGTAAAACAAATGGGAACGCTTTGTAAGGATGTTTGAATTGTGAGGGGGAGTTTACATAGATCAGGAAAGTCTAGCTTTTGGTGAGTTGCTGCTTGATTAactattcatttatatttctttggtgTTTGTACTTTGGTCTTTGGACtcagccttatgcttgctagacagatcccttaccacttgagctataagcCCAGatcttttgctttaattattgttCAGATGTCTCAGTCATTTCTCTGGGTAACTCTGGAAAGCTGATCCTTTTGATTGTGTCTCTCTGCTAGAGGAGATGAACTTTTTTTCATTGTTACAGGTGATGTATTTAAATCCAGAAACCTTTTTTGAGGACAAACCCATATGAAAATATTCATGTGACCCAAAGAATAATAATAACTGCATCTTTTAGCTAATGGCATATATTCTGAACTCTGCTTTGTTCTTGGGACCATTTAATGGGGTTTGAAACTATATTCCTGAATGCTATGTAAGACGTAATATAGGTATTATGCATGTGTATCTATGTGTATCTGGATAATAATACATAgcctaggctgacttggaactgatgATTCTCTGTTTTTAATCCATCTTAGTACTGAGATTGAAGTGAGAAAAACTAAGTTAGATCCTACAACAAGAATATTATAAATGAAAATCTCAATGAAAATTTTACCCTTTTGAAATGCAGTGAATTTGGGCAATTAAAACTCAACACATTCATGcctgcacatacacagaaaataacaAACTATGTCAGTCTTCTTAAGATGTGTAAGAGTAAAGAaggtaaataagaagaaaaatggtAATATTAAGATTCACAAGAAAAGTTTTCTTAGGAAAGCTATGTAGgtacaatataaatataatgctttatatatgcatattaaaacaatatgtacacataaaataatggtttatatatacatatacatgtctaTACTATATTTATTGCTATAGAGTATTATTTATATTGGTTTACCTTGTATATATAcactaaatatatatgtacacagaaTGACATATGTACTGGCACTGGACTTAGTTTGAATGTCTCATACATTTACAGattcatttgaataaaaataacattaatatgTACTACTATTTATTAttccagagaagaaaacttcagtgcTAGAGAAATAAACTAATATTGCATAAATATGTGTGGATGCAAGCAACACTTCCAAATAGAGAAAAACAGCCAAGAATTCGACTGACCACATTTGCCTATGCTGTTGTTTTTCAGCCTGGGTTGATTTCCTTCCTGTCTACATTCTCACTTTAGCCTTCCATTAACATTTGTGTCATGATTGGCTATGGTGCACAACGAAGTGAACCAGAGCCAGGTGACCACCTTTATCCTCTTGGGTTTCTCGGAATACCCACATCTACAGGTACCTCTCTTCTGTGTGTTTTTGATGGGTTACACAGTGGCTCTGATGGGAAACTTGGGCCTGATTGTGGTTAGAATGATCAATCGTAAACTTCGTAcacccatgtactttttcctcagtcatctttccttcctggatATTTGTTATTCCAGTGTATTAACGCCACAACTTCTAGAGCTCTTAGTTGTGGAACGCAAAATGATCTCCTTTGAAGGATGTATGATGCAATTTTTCATTGGCTGTGCCTGTGTGGTTATAGAAATGTTTATGCTGGCCGTGATGGCCTATGACAGGTTGGTGGCCGTGTGCAACCCTCTGCTCTACACAGTCACCATGTCCCCCAAGCTCTGTGCTTCCCTCGTAGCTGGGACTTACCTATGGGGTGGCCTCTGCTCAGCCATACTCACTTATTCCCTGGGGCAGCTGTCCTACTGTGGAGCCGGCATCATCAATCACTTTGGCTGTGAATTCTCAGCAGTCCTCTCTGTAGCTTGCTCAGACACGACTTTCAGCCAAATGTCATGCTTAGGCATTTCACTATTCAATGAGTCCTGCAGCCTCCTGATCACCCTGGCTTCCTATGTGGTCATAGTAGTCACCATCCTGAGAATGCCCTCCAAGGGGGGCCTGAGGAGAGCCTTCTCCACCTGTACCTCCCACTTGACAGCCATCAGCATCTTCCATGGAGTTATACTCTTGCTCTACTGTGTGCCCAGCTCCACAAGGTCATGGCTCCTGGTCAAAATATCTACTGTGCTTTATGCGATCATCATCCCCATGCTGAACCCCCTCATTTACAGCCTGAGGAACAAAGATGTGAAGGAGACGGTCAGGAGGCTCATAAAATTCCAACTGCAGACACACTCACTATAATTCAATTGTATATGTGTTCATGTGTTAAGCCTGTCAAATTGCGCTACATATTGTCGCCAACACGTGCCTTCCTGTGATGATATGATTATACATCAGTATTGAGTATTGACTATCCTGTATGGTTCATGTGTCAGTAATTCTTGCTTAATAAAAACCTGtattctgttttctcatctgagGTGTTTCTGATATAACTATATTTCAACCTTTCCCCCATGGAATTAGGAAAATGAGGAGTTTGACTCAAGACCTCTGCCATGGCTGATATAACTCTGTCCCTGATATCACCTACACTGAAATGGAGCTGAAGTACTTTTGTTCAAAGTACTTCATGACAAAATCCATTCATACTGAAACTCTTCAATCTACAGCTCAATTCAAcatttcagtttatgagtacattaCATCTTGGTTAATGTCACCTTTTCTATTGTCCTTAATCCTCTCTCTCCCAATCCCATCCATATCCTAAGGttacttggttttattttcacatgTGAACATTCAATTCTGTGAGTTTGTTTGGtcaccttttctctctctgttcctgTGTGTTCCTTCTCCATACATGCTTAAGACCATATTGACCTAACCTGGAAGCAAAGGATACATCCTCCTCTGTTTTATTTAAACATGTAGTTTGTTCAttgtaattttattcattttcatagACTGTGAGTTAGAGTCCATAGTGTCATGAAAactgtattttgttttgatttgttaatGTTTTTAGAACCACAAGTAGAAGAATTTACTAgggcagaagaggaggagaagcaatGGTTTATGTAAGATGCTGGCACTACAGAGACAGAAAGGACAGCTAGGAGCAGTGTCCCTAGAATGGTTGGGTTGGTTAGACTGCTTTTGATAGGCTATCTCCATTCAGTGGaccctattggccattctttctTTGACTATAGTTCAAAGTTCACACAGGCAGGGCCATCTGATAATCAGTTTATACATTTGCATCACATTTGGTTATTTTGTTGGCGTGACTTATTTCTGCATATCTAGACTGCATATTCCACACCAACTTTTATGGGTCCCCATTGGCCATGTCTTTGAGAAATGTGATTTTCTCCATATTGTAGAGAGGTATTTTTCACCATTTTACACTGTTGACTTAACTCTCTATAGGCAGAAAGGAGATATTTTTGGTCAATTCAGAGTCACAGAAGAAACCGCCAATGCTTCTGCATGGTTTGACTCAGTTTTTCCCCTAGTCATTCTGTGTTTCACATAGGAAAAGCATAAGTGGTGAGTATCATTTCAACCTGAATcctggaaaaatacatttttgagaAATTGCATCCAGCTCAACTAATTCAAGCATAGTAGAATTGCAGTGTATTTCAAAATTCATGAAGTTCTTTATAAGTCAATTCCATTGTTGCATCATGTTCATCAAAAAAAGAAATCGTTTCTCTCTGTGTTGCTCTGACTGGcaatatttttcataaaaagtACTCATAAGTGTTACTATAAGCTACTGACAAAATGACTTGTCAAAACCAATTTCATACTCTATGTGATATTTGTATACATTCATACAATGTATTTTAATCAGTTTCATCCCCTTCTGTTTATTATTTAAGCCTCcttttttaatggttttaatGAGTTAATGCTATTTTCTTATATAATGAACTGCACTCATATTCAACCCACATCACCTTCTTTTCCTATCCACTCTTCTGATAGTCCCATTGACCCCCAAACCCCTTTTAAACCATTCCATGCTATGGATTTATGGAGCTGTTGCTTGGTAAAAAGAAATTACCAGACAGGAAAATAGAAACATAGGCTTATTGTGATTTCATTAAAAATCCCTAGTGGCTAAcactgtcctcctagctactagggaggctgtaGTCTGAGATTCTACTATATTTTGGCTTGTGTTCTTTAAGATCTATGCCCTACAGTGGTAGGAAAAGATCATATGACAGttgttccattttaatttctcaaggaacattcatatttatttccattcccaccaacactgtacATAACCCTTTaagagtatttttcttttgagtttcaacaataatagtaacaataacaaagGACATTATTTAATAACTACTAACTCCTTCTTTGAAAATTAATAATCCCCTTAAGTTTAATCTATAAAAGCAtaaggatatttttaaaatatattaaatattta contains:
- the LOC125361971 gene encoding olfactory receptor 5D18-like, whose protein sequence is MVHNEVNQSQVTTFILLGFSEYPHLQVPLFCVFLMGYTVALMGNLGLIVVRMINRKLRTPMYFFLSHLSFLDICYSSVLTPQLLELLVVERKMISFEGCMMQFFIGCACVVIEMFMLAVMAYDRLVAVCNPLLYTVTMSPKLCASLVAGTYLWGGLCSAILTYSLGQLSYCGAGIINHFGCEFSAVLSVACSDTTFSQMSCLGISLFNESCSLLITLASYVVIVVTILRMPSKGGLRRAFSTCTSHLTAISIFHGVILLLYCVPSSTRSWLLVKISTVLYAIIIPMLNPLIYSLRNKDVKETVRRLIKFQLQTHSL